Proteins found in one Vallitalea guaymasensis genomic segment:
- a CDS encoding MerR family transcriptional regulator: protein MTVKELSKIAGISVRTLHYYDEIGLLKPKMINESGYRIYSDNELETLYQILFFKELDFKLGKIKEIISNPSFNKEEALKQHKKLLLEKRKRLDNIIKSIDTSLKKGFDKNMMDLFSMENYEKYKEEAIEKYGDTAINSYKKTSKYSKKKWETIINEGNTIYRNLADNMDKDVSDPYVQQLIGQWKDHITTYYYDCNIEIFRGLGQLYVSDERFTKNIDKTKQGLAGYMKEAMDYYCDNCQG from the coding sequence ATGACCGTAAAAGAATTAAGCAAAATTGCTGGAATAAGTGTAAGAACTCTTCACTATTATGATGAAATAGGTTTACTTAAACCAAAAATGATTAATGAATCAGGTTATAGAATATATAGTGACAATGAATTAGAAACATTATATCAAATACTATTCTTTAAAGAACTTGACTTCAAACTAGGTAAAATAAAAGAAATAATAAGTAACCCTAGTTTTAATAAAGAAGAAGCACTTAAACAGCATAAAAAACTGTTGCTCGAAAAGAGAAAAAGACTGGATAATATTATTAAGTCTATAGACACATCTTTAAAGAAAGGATTTGACAAAAATATGATGGATCTATTTAGTATGGAAAATTATGAAAAATATAAAGAAGAAGCTATTGAAAAATATGGGGATACAGCTATAAATAGCTACAAAAAAACAAGTAAATATAGTAAAAAGAAATGGGAAACAATAATCAACGAGGGTAATACAATCTATAGGAACTTAGCTGATAATATGGATAAAGATGTTAGCGATCCTTACGTACAACAATTAATAGGTCAGTGGAAAGATCACATTACAACATATTATTATGACTGTAATATTGAGATTTTCAGAGGGCTTGGTCAATTATATGTGAGTGATGAGAGATTTACCAAGAATATTGATAAAACAAAACAAGGTTTAGCTGGATATATGAAGGAAGCAATGGACTATTATTGTGACAATTGCCAAGGATAA
- a CDS encoding DUF2935 domain-containing protein: protein MDMFDCGIYSFVNAITIETIRYWSKNSYQHIDVLLNSATPNKGILFDSFNNDLKRLYKTFQNIYNELDDVKRDTNVYFMVKRFLIANDHFIILLQRLKFEGFNGFPILYQVTYHILYEQMYVKEIFRPLMCTGDVYPDNVIINSNFRRMALGTNPLQCIYGQIYFWSIIGAEHPSIIMNISPNEMEQLPKKIINEFNDIANRFNKINYKLSCIYSKLNMMNLGIILKDFCNVNEDFLVLLDRFKDSVENLPANIKNNLPKLFFAILEHIIKEHEYAKLLTEKIMESQYSRNN from the coding sequence ATGGATATGTTTGATTGTGGAATTTATTCTTTTGTAAATGCTATTACAATAGAAACTATCAGGTATTGGTCTAAAAACTCGTACCAGCATATTGATGTTTTATTAAATTCTGCAACTCCAAACAAAGGAATTCTATTTGATAGCTTTAACAATGACTTGAAGAGGCTCTACAAAACTTTTCAAAACATTTATAATGAACTGGATGATGTGAAGAGAGATACTAATGTTTATTTTATGGTAAAAAGATTTCTTATAGCCAATGATCATTTTATCATATTATTACAAAGGCTGAAATTTGAAGGATTCAATGGTTTCCCAATATTATATCAAGTTACATATCATATCCTATATGAACAGATGTATGTTAAGGAGATTTTTAGACCTTTGATGTGTACTGGAGATGTTTATCCAGATAATGTGATAATAAACTCTAATTTTAGACGAATGGCTCTAGGTACTAATCCATTACAATGCATATATGGACAAATATATTTTTGGAGTATTATAGGTGCTGAACATCCATCTATCATTATGAATATCAGCCCTAATGAAATGGAGCAATTACCTAAAAAAATCATAAATGAGTTTAATGATATAGCTAATAGATTCAATAAGATTAATTATAAACTCTCTTGCATATATTCTAAGTTGAATATGATGAACCTTGGTATAATCCTAAAAGATTTTTGTAATGTCAACGAAGATTTTCTTGTATTGCTAGATAGATTTAAGGACAGCGTGGAAAATTTACCTGCTAATATTAAGAATAACTTGCCAAAATTGTTCTTTGCTATTCTTGAACATATAATCAAAGAACATGAATATGCAAAATTGTTGACAGAAAAAATTATGGAAAGTCAATATAGTAGAAATAACTAA